One Helianthus annuus cultivar XRQ/B chromosome 12, HanXRQr2.0-SUNRISE, whole genome shotgun sequence genomic region harbors:
- the LOC110893387 gene encoding uncharacterized protein LOC110893387: MDELTKTGGRPPLSFKEIADRILDVDGNNIQPKRGINIIDELTKVSAPVQLDNLSSPITGFHGLNLSADKESTKSSGAANPLAGNSNSRFSGAAEPLSFAKVVNNAKENVKVNFRMMESSESVDGADVDIPMSSVKQVSDRYANTLYGYFLGKRLAFPVVDYFAKNNWVKYGLSRLMMNANGFFFFKFKTKEGMDKMVEDGPWMIRNVPIILKEWSASVKLEKEDIKAIPVWVKMHDVPLAAYTEDGLSLLASKIGVPKMLDSYTATMCAESWGRSSYARALIEIQAGDELKRSITVAIPSLDGNGHSKVEVKIEYDWEPLRCSSCCVFGHEDSSCPKNHQVVSSGDSGKKIDDFQVVGAKKKKATNQGLHMKNQKPKVVYRPVVNPKPNSSLRKPMNNQVSTSNSFDTLKDNDGGQGCSTVGRIEKKVKQANDKQDSDEEEVEEVYNETNKFMTSGTHPSSSRARASNSSTKGSNG, from the coding sequence ATGGATGAACTCACGAAAACTGGTGGTAGGCCACCACTGTCATTCAAAGAAATAGCGGATCGTATACTTGATGTTGATGGGAACAATATACAGCCAAAACGTGGTATAAACATTATCGATGAACTTACTAAGGTCTCGGCACCGGTTCAATTGGATAATTTGTCCTCACCAATAACAGGTTTCCATGGGCTGAATTTGTCGGCTGATAAGGAGAGTACAAAGTCTTCTGGCGCTGCGAATCCATTGGCTGGTAACTCAAATTCAAGATTTTCTGGGGCTGCGGAACCTCTTTCATTTGCTAAAGTAGTGAATAACGCAAAGGAGAATGTAAAGGTTAATTTTCGGATGATGGAATCTAGTGAGTCAGTTGATGGAGCCGATGTCGATATTCCAATGTCTTCGGTTAAACAGGTCTCTGacaggtatgctaacactttgtATGGATATTTTCTGGGTAAACGTCTGGCTTTCCCAGTGGTGGATTATTTCGCAAAGAACAACTGGGTTAAATATGGTCTCTCTAGACTAATGATGAATGCGAacgggttctttttctttaaattcaaaACAAAGGAAGGGATGGATAAAATGGTAGAGGATGGACCTTGGATGATTAGAAATGTCCCGATAATTTTGAAGGAGTGGTCGGCCTCTGTCAAGTTGGAAAAGGAAGATATTAAAGCTATCccagtttgggtcaagatgcatgatgtgccgttagCAGCGTATACTGAGGACGGTCTTAGTTTGCTCGCGTCTAAGATAGGGGTGCCTAAGATGTTAGATTCGTACACTGCTACAATGTGTGCTGAATCGTGGGGAAGAAGCAGTTATGCTAGAGCTCTCATTGAAATTCAAGCCGGGGATGAGTTAAAGAGGAGTATTACTGTTGCTATCCCATCTTTAGATGGTAATGGTCATTCAAAGGTGGAGGTAAAAAtcgaatatgattgggagcctttaaggTGTTCATCTTGTTGCGTGTTTGGTCATGAAGATAGCTCGTGCCCAAAGAACCATCAAGTTGTTTCGAGTGGGGATTCTGGGAagaaaattgatgattttcaggttgtgggtGCTAAGAAGAAGAAAGCTACTAACCAAGGTCTCCACATGAAAAATCAGAAACCTAAGGTAGTGTATAGGCCTGTTGTAAACCCTAAACCAAATTCGTCGTTAAGGAAGCCGATGAACAATCAGGTATCAACGTCTAACTCATTTGATACCCTTAAGGACAATGATGGTGGCCAGGGATGTAGTACGGTGGGTCGTATAGAGAAGAAGGTCAAGCAGGCTAATGACAAGCAGGATTCAGATGAGGAGGAGGTCGaggaagtctacaatgaaactaaTAAATTTATGACTTCGGGAACACATCCTTCATCTTCTAGAGCTCGGGCAAGCAACTCCTCCACAAAGGGTTCCAATGGCTAG